In a single window of the Dreissena polymorpha isolate Duluth1 chromosome 3, UMN_Dpol_1.0, whole genome shotgun sequence genome:
- the LOC127871883 gene encoding ribosome quality control complex subunit NEMF-like, whose translation MKSRFSTIDITAVVRELLRFVSMRVMNVYDVDNKTYLIRLGRPDDKAVILMESGIRLHSTEFEWPKNPAPSGFSMKLRKHLKGKRLESIEQLGVDRIVDMTFGSGEVAHHVILELYDRGNIVLTDHTYTILNILRPRTDESQDVKFAVREMYPLETAKQHALPTEEQLRQILLSGKEGDPLKKFLIPHLDYGPAVIDHCLLTAGFPDNVRIGKGFDITTDMPKLLVAIEEAESLLNLFQSQNSKGYVTKHVEKRPSVKEGEKEILEMFDEFHPMLFKQYEKKNVQEYPSFNKAVDEFYSQMEGQKIELKTLQQEKQALKKLENVKKDHEKRVEGLQKEQEVDKMKGQLIEMNLDMVDRAILIVRSAIANQIDWTEIHNLVKEAQSDGDPVALAIKELKLATNHITMLLKNPFVDSDFEDDDEYNVKPMRVDIDLSLSAYSNSRKYFEKKKQAGVKEQKTVDASAKALKSAERKTKETLKEVATAASINKARKTYWFEKFLWFISSENFLVIGGRDQQQNELLVKRYMRQGDIYVHADLHGASSVVIKNHTGEEVPPKTLNEAGTMAICNSAAWDAKVVTSAWWVYPGQVSKTAPSGEYLTTGSFMIRGKKNFLPPTYLIYGFGLLFKLEEGSVARHKGERRVRTAEEDDDMLSVADSSATEVTMEVNTDLEEDSDDDEESDDKTGNRDGENVQNKEVSDKQKSDNDLEENESKGDIVRTEHEDAGEDVNNASCQVSAVKIEPVLDERPTSLRSSDKVTKAEPVMEFPDTEINLQFVKGDKYELSRSISNQSDEPEVITLGDGVPVTFGEKPASCGPRLSAKQRREMKKAKKQPNLSPHREHVEPRPSKEEEDSEEGMQEKRHSNKGSLKGSSKDGQSPEIDTQNSQSDQAQLKRRQKSKMKKMKEKYRDQDDEERQLRMEILASAGHKKEDKKKKGKKGEEKGQPKSINQSNQQQQKKKTTLVDIVIKDLGELTTEDADVAGLKEGSAVVAADDDDDRQEDESQAASEDVAILNSLTGIPDVEDELLFCVPVCAPYNALTNYKYKVKLLPGSTKRGKATKLALNMFQHDKNVTPREKDLLKILKDVDISRNIPGKVKVTAPNLQKAKKK comes from the exons GCCAGACGATAAAGCAGTGATTCTGATGGAGTCAGGTATTCGTCTTCATAGCACTGAGTTTGAATGGCCGAAAAACCCGGCACCATCAGGCTTCTCAATGAAG CTTCGTAAACACCTGAAGGGCAAGCGTCTAGAGAGCATAGAGCAGCTAGGTGTAGATCGTATCGTGGATATGACATTTGGGTCTGGGGAAGTGGCCCATCATGTGATACTGGAGCTCTATGATAGA GGTAACATAGTGCTGACTGACCACACCTACACAATTCTCAACATCCTGCGACCCAGGACGGACGAGAGCCAGGATGTGAAGTTTGCTGTGCGGGAGATGTATCCCTTGGAAACGGCCAAACAGCATGCGCTTCCCACAGAGGAGCA ATTGAGACAAATATTATTGTCTGGAAAAGAAGGTGATCCGTTGAAGAAGTTTCTTATACCTCATCTTG ACTATGGGCCAGCTGTGATAGACCACTGCTTGTTGACCGCTGGGTTTCCTGACAATGTCAGGATTGGAAAGGGCTTTGACATTACCACAG ATATGCCCAAGCTGTTGGTTGCCATAGAGGAAGCAGAAAGCTTATTGAATCTGTTCCAGTCCCAGAATTCAAAG GGCTATGTTACAAAACATGTTGAGAAGAGGCCCAGCGTGAAAGAAGGGGAAAAGGAGATACTGGAAATGTTCGATGAATTCCACCCGATGCTGTTTAAACAGTACGAGAAGAAAAATGTGCAGGAGTACCCATCCTTCAATAAG GCAGTGGATGAGTTTTATTCTCAAATGGAAGGCCAGAAAATAGAACTGAAAACACTTCAACAG gAGAAGCAGGCACTGAAGAAGCTGGAGAACGTGAAAAAGGACCACGAGAAGCGGGTGGAGGGGCTGCAGAAGGAACAGGAAGTGGACAAAATGAAGGGGCAGCTCATTGAGATGAACCTTGATATG GTTGACCGTGCCATCCTGATCGTGCGTAGTGCCATCGCCAACCAGATAGACTGGACTGAGATCCACAATCTTGTGAAGGAGGCCCAGTCTGATGGGGACCCTGTTGCCTTGGCAATCAAGGAGCTCAAACTGGCAACCAATCACATCACCATGCTGTTAAA aaatccgTTCGTGGACAGTGAttttgaagatgatgatgaatacAACGTGAAGCCAATGCGAGTGGACATTGATTTGAGCTTAAGCGCCTATTCAAACTCAAGAAA GTATTTTGAGAAAAAGAAGCAGGCAGGTGTGAAGGAACAGAAGACGGTAGATGCCTCCGCTAAG GCACTGAAGTCAGCAGAACGAAAGACCAAAGAAACACTGAAGGAAGTGGCTACAGCAGCGTCCATCAACAAAGCTAGGAAAACTTACTG GTTTGAGAAGTTCCTGTGGTTCATCAGCTCTGAGAACTTCCTTGTGATTGGTGGAAGGGACCAGCAACAAAACGAACTGCTTGTGAAACGATACATGAGGCAAG GTGACATCTATGTGCATGCTGACCTACATGGTGCCAGCAGTGTTGTTATCAAGAACCATACTG GTGAGGAGGTGCCACCAAAAACCCTAAACGAGGCGGGAACCATGGCGATATGCAACAGTGCAGCATGGGATGCCAAGGTGGTGACCAGTGCTTGGTGGGTTTACCCTGGCCAGGTGTCGAAAACAGCGCCGTCTGGGGAGTACCTTACTACAGGATCCTTCATGATAAGAG GCAAAAAGAATTTCCTGCCACCCACCTATCTGATATATGGATTCGGTCTGCTTTTCAAG CTGGAAGAGGGCAGTGTAGCGCGCCATAAAGGTGAGCGCAGAGTTCGCACAGCGGAAGAGGATGATGACATGCTTTCAGTGGCAGACTCCTCTGCAACAGAGGTTACCATGGAAGTGAATACTGATTTGGAAGAAGACTCTGATGATGATGAAGAGAGTGATGATAAGACAGGGAATAGGGACGGTGAGAATGTGCAGAACAAAGAAGTATCTGACAAACAGAAAAGTGATAATGATTTAGAAGAAAATGAGTCGAAGGGTGACATTGTTAGGACTGAGCATGAAGATGCAGGTGAAGATGTGAATAATGCTAGTTGTCAGGTCTCTGCTGTGAAAATTGAGCCAGTGCTGGATGAGAGACCTACTAGCCTGCGCAGCAGTGATAAGGTGACAAAGGCTGAGCCTGTAATGGAGTTTCCAGATACTGAGATCAACTTGCAGTTTGTGAAGGGGGACAA GTATGAACTGTCCCGCAGTATTTCCAACCAGAGTGACGAGCCAGAAGTGATCACTCTTGGAGACGGGGTACCTGTGACCTTTGGGGAGAAG CCTGCAAGCTGCGGTCCTCGACTTTCTGCCAAACAACGCCGGGAGATGAAGAAGGCAAAGAAGCAACCCAACCTGTCCCCTCACCGTGAACATGTGGAGCCCAGACCCTCAAAGGAGGAAGAGGACAGTGAGGAGGGGATGCAAGAGAAGAGGCACAGCAATAAAGGGTCTCTGAAGGGGTCATCGAAGGATGGCCAGTCTCCTGAGATAGACACACAAAACTCACAGTCCGACCAGGCACAGTTGAAACGACGCCAAAAG TCAAAGATGAAGAAAATGAAGGAGAAATACAGAGACCAGGATGATGAAGAGAGACAACTCCGCATGGAAATATTGGCT tCTGCCGGCCATAAGAAAGAGGACAAGAAGAAGAAAGGAAAGAAGGGTGAGGAGAAAGGGCAGCCAAAGTCTATTAACCAGAGCAACCAACAGCAACAGAAGAAGAAAACCACACTCGTTGACATAGTGATCAAGGATCTGGGAGAGTTGACAACTGAGG ATGCTGATGTTGCTGGCCTGAAGGAGGGCTCTGCTGTTGTTgcagctgatgatgatgatgatcgtcAGGAGGATGAATCCCAAGCAGCCTCTGAG GATGTTGCCATCCTGAACTCGCTGACTGGTATCCCCGATGTTGAAGATGAGTTGCTGTTCTGTGTACCAGTCTGTGCCCCGTATAACGCTCTCACCAACTACAA GTACAAAGTGAAACTCCTACCTGGGTCTACCAAGAGGGGCAAAG CAACAAAATTGGCCCTCAACATGTTCCAGCATGATAAAAATGTCACACCCAGAGAAAAAGATCTTCTGAAAATTCTCAAA GATGTGGACATATCAAGAAATATCCctggcaaggtcaaggtcactgcacCCAATCTTCAGAAGGCCAAGAAAAAATAA